Proteins encoded in a region of the Ziziphus jujuba cultivar Dongzao chromosome 3, ASM3175591v1 genome:
- the LOC132799329 gene encoding disease resistance protein At4g27190-like isoform X1, whose translation MEQIMTIADWIATIAEYTVQPIVRQVCYVVQYKSKIADLETQVRNLDLLKGRVQHSVDEGERKNKKAEDDVKKWFENVGEVIEKANKFSEEANKFVEEEHQANMKCLHGCCANLKPRHQLGRKSTKIKKEVAELRTEGEKYTTQLVSYRASLPETWNTSTTSEAFQSRTSIMNSIIKELLRPDINIIGVYGLGGVGKTTLVKQVSDHVQQSHLFDEVAMATVSQNQDPKRIQGEIADKLDLKFQQETIAGRALNLKERTRNKKILIILDDIWTKLNLEVVGLEPVGGCKILATSRTREVLSETGTRNEFKLEVLHEQESWILFEKKAGDVVKDLAIRNIAVEVAKRCSGLPVLIISVASSLRSKNEYSWKDALESLKKIDRNEMQEKSYSVLEWSYNQLRDNEAKSFFLLCAMTVVGNGVSLRDLLMYSFGLGILRNMDTLEKARNRLYSLVDYLKDSCLLLDGEDDQYPEMHDVARDAALYIARKEHQVLSVTKGNELKTWPEKDFSEDCNMIFFDAGSTIPAGLPAKLQCPKLKLFLLVNNDDKPLEVPENFFEEMKELKVLDLTSFRNLLLPPSFVSLTNLQTLCLEDCMFTDDDDVLPKIGELRGLQILSLARSHVGKLCKEIGQLTCLRLLDLSYCIKLEIIPPNVLSNLSSLEELNMKYSFKNWEAEGVTGERQINASVSELKHLSQLTTLNVSVENADALPTSLFSDQLERFRISVGGVFPLREFMGYENSKKLRLELTRSDQLDQSLKMLIKKSENLYLDLVEGVSNCIPQLDSEGFPQLKRLNLQNHAGEMKHIIESINYTHSAFPKLESLRLYDVSSVESICYPQLGIGSFGKLRTICADGCSGLKNLFPFSMVNCFLQLQETELSYCDILEEVFVAEKVDKSFIRQDMDPTEFCQLKVLSLVHLPQFIGFSSIGGSEDEILNNSAPLFNWKFKFPKSLEVLEMEELDRLTSIWPDHDQLAPPEFTSKLTKLSAADKQLNSYRNLRIIRVHRCQRLKYIFPASAARGLEQLVELTVTNCRSIKEIIAKEEGDDGAEEIIKFVFPKLEKLCLRYLPQLGSFYPGMHTYKWPSLTRVEIIECEKMEILAADISTFHHQHDQATTSPKPLFLIEKKDRYI comes from the exons ATGGAACAAATTATGACTATTGCTGATTGGATTGCAACAATTGCCGAGTATACAGTTCAACCAATCGTACGCCAAGTTTGCTATGTGGTTCAATACAAATCAAAGATAGCAGATCTAGAAACTCAAGTTAGGAACTTGGATTTACTGAAAGGCAGGGTGCAGCATTCTGTGGATGAAggtgagagaaaaaataaaaaagctgaaGACGATGTCAAAAAGTGGTTCGAAAATGTTGGCGAGGTTATTGAAAAGGCAAACAAATTCTCTGAAGAGGCAAACAAATTCGTTGAAGAAGAACATCAAGCAAACATGAAATGTCTCCATGGGTGTTGTGCAAATCTGAAGCCTCGTCATCAACTTGGCAggaaatcaacaaaaataaagaaagaggtTGCCGAGTTACGGACAGAGGGTGAAAAATACACCACCCAACTAGTTTCATACCGTGCTTCTCTTCCAGAGACATGGAACACATCTACCACATCTGAGGCATTTCAATCAAGGACATCAATTATGAATAGCATCATAAAAGAATTGTTGAGACCTGACATCAACATTATCGGAGTGTATGGATTGGGTGGTGTGGGGAAGACCACACTTGTCAAACAAGTTTCTGATCATGTTCAACAAAGCCACTTGTTTGATGAGGTGGCTATGGCAACCGTCTCTCAGAACCAGGACCCCAAAAGAATTCAAGGAGAAATTGCTGACAAGTTGGATTTGAAGTTTCAACAAGAGACCATAGCTGGAAGAGCATTGAATTTGAAAGAAAGGACAAGAAACAAGAAGATTTTGATAATCTTAGATGATATTTGGACAAAACTTAATTTGGAGGTCGTGGGACTTGAACCTGTTGGGGGATGTAAAATCTTAGCAACCTCTAGAACTCGAGAAGTGTTATCCGAAACGGGTACACGAAATGAATTTAAGCTTGAAGTTTTACATGAGCAAGAAAGttggattttatttgagaaGAAGGCAGGGGATGTGGTAAAAGATCTGGCTATAAGAAATATAGCTGTTGAAGTAGCCAAAAGATGTTCAGGTTTGCCGGTTTTAATCATCTCAGTTGCAAGTTCTTTAAGAAGTAAAAACGAATATTCATGGAAAGATGCTTTGGAAAGTCTAAAAAAGATTGACAGGAATGAAATGCAAGAAAAATCATACTCAGTTCTAGAGTGGAGTTACAACCAGTTACGTGATAACGAGGCAAAGTCATTTTTCTTGCTATGTGCAATGACTGTGGTAGGAAACGGAGTTTCACTCAGAGACTTGTTGATGTATAGTTTTGGCTTGGGTATACTTAGAAATATGGATACTTTGGAGAAAGCACGTAATAGATTGTATTCATTAGTTGATTACCTTAAAGACTCTTGTCTATTGCTTGACGGTGAAGATGATCAATATCCCGAAATGCATGATGTTGCCCGTGATGCTGCTCTATACATTGCTAGAAAAGAGCACCAGGTTTTATCAGTAACAAAGGGAAATGAGTTGAAAACATGGCCCGAGAAGGATTTTTCAGAGGATTGCAATATGATTTTTTTCGATGCCGGCAGTACTATCCCAGCTGGGCTTCCTGCAAAGTTGCAATGTCCAAAGCTAAAATTGTTTCTTCTTGTAAATAATGATGATAAGCCACTGGAAGTCCCAGAAAATTTCTTTGAAGAGATGAAGGAACTCAAAGTGCTGGATTTAACAAGTTTTCGTAATCTTCTACTGCCTCCATCTTTTGTTTCCCTAACAAATCTTCAAACATTGTGTTTGGAAGATTGCATGTTTACGGATGACGATGATGTCCTACCTAAAATCGGTGAGCTACGGGGTTTACAAATTCTTAGTTTGGCACGCTCTCATGTTGGAAAATTGTGCAAAGAAATAGGACAGTTGACTTGTCTACGATTGTTGGATTTGAGCTATTGCATAAAGCTTGAAATTATTCCACCGAATGTCTTATCGAATTTAAGCAGCCTAGAAGAGTTGAACATGAAGTACAGCTTTAAAAATTGGGAAGCCGAAGGAGTTACAGGTGAAAGACAAATTAATGCCAGTGTTTCAGAGCTAAAGCACTTGTCTCAGTTGACCACATTGAACGTAAGTGTTGAGAATGCTGACGCTTTGCCAACAAGCTTATTCTCTGATCAGTTAGAAAGATTCAGAATAAGTGTTGGTGGCGTGTTTCCTTTGAGGGAGTTTATGGGCTATGAAAACTCAAAGAAGCTAAGACTCGAACTCACAAGAAGCGATCAATTGGATCAAAGTCTTAAAATGCTTATAAAGAAATCTGAAAATTTGTACTTGGATCTGGTGGAAGGAGTTAGTAATTGTATTCCTCAACTAGACAGTGAGGGATTTCCTCAACTGAAACGTCTCAACCTCCAAAATCATGCTGGTGAAATGAAGCATATCATTGAATCAATCAATTATACTCATTCTGCCTTCCCAAAATTGGAGTCACTACGTCTATATGATGTCTCAAGTGTGGAAAGTATATGTTATCCTCAGCTAGGAATCGGCTCTTTTGGGAAACTAAGGACCATATGTGCTGACGGGTGCAGTGGATTGAAGAATCTTTTCCCATTTTCTATGGTCAATTGCTTCTTGCAGCTTCAAGAAACGGAATTGAGTTACTGTGACATCTTAGAAGAGGTTTTTGTTGCAGAAAAAGTAGATAAGAGTTTCATTCGTCAAGACATGGATCCCACTGAGTTCTGTCAATTGAAAGTTCTGAGTCTTGTACATCTACCACAGTTTATTGGCTTCTCCTCTATAGGTGGCAGTGAAGATGAGATTCTTAATAATTCGGCACCACTTTTCAATTGGAAG TTTAAATTCCCTAAATCATTGGAGGTATTAGAAATGGAAGAGCTGGATAGGCTTACGAGCATATGGCCTGATCATGACCAGCTTGCTCCTCCAGAATTCACCTCCAAACTTACAAAATTATCAGCCGCCGACAAACAGTTGAATAGCTATCGAAATCTGCGTATAATACGAGTCCATAGATGTCAGAggctcaaatatatttttccagCCTCCGCCGCTAGAGGTCTTGAGCAGTTAGTGGAGCTGACTGTAACGAATTGCAGGTCCATCAAAGAAATCATTGCAAAAGAAGAAGGTGATGATGGTGCTGAAGAAATCATCAAGTTTGTGTTCCCAAAATTAGAGAAACTTTGCTTACGATATCTACCACAACTTGGGAGTTTCTATCCAGGAATGCATACTTACAAGTGGCCGTCATTGACTCGGGTGGAGATTATTGAATGTGAGAAAATGGAGATTTTAGCCGCCGACATTTCAACATTCCATCATCAACATGATCAAGCCACTACTAGTCCTAAACCTCTCTTTCTTATTGAAAAG AAAGATCGCTACATTTag
- the LOC132803235 gene encoding biotin carboxylase 2, chloroplastic-like produces MVALEFTLSFYYFDKVGFLRLSFIVFLMWMPQCTCANLLLRHLQGIRSSQCIFMVGSKVNFPRQRDQGVRVSNKYKKQGGALNTTCLEDKILVANIGGIVVRVIRTAHEIGIPYVAVYFTIDKDALHVKLADEAVCIDEAPSNQSTNEKSP; encoded by the exons ATGGTGGCACTGGAATTCACATTAAGCTTTTACTATTTCGATAAAGTTGGCTTCCTTAGGCTTTCCTTTATTGTTTTCTTGATGTGGATGCCACAATGCACATGTGCAAATCTGCTACTTCGCCACCT TCAAGGAATCAGGAGTTCGCAATGTATCTTTATGGTGGGAAGTAAAGTGAACTTTCCCAGGCAAAGAGATCAAGGTGTTAGAGTTAGTAATAAATATAAGAAGCAAGGAGGAGCTCTCAATACTACTTGTCTTGAGGATAAAATTCTGGTGGCAAATATAGGAGGAATAGTTGTTCGCGTTATTAGAACTGCACATGAGATTGGTATACCTTATGTTGCTGTTTACTTCACCATAGATAAGGATGCTCTTCATGTGAAACTGGCTGATGAAGCGGTTTGCATTGATGAAGCACCAAGCAATCAATC AACCAACGAAAAGTCTCCCTGA
- the LOC132799329 gene encoding disease resistance protein At4g27190-like isoform X2, translated as MEQIMTIADWIATIAEYTVQPIVRQVCYVVQYKSKIADLETQVRNLDLLKGRVQHSVDEGERKNKKAEDDVKKWFENVGEVIEKANKFSEEANKFVEEEHQANMKCLHGCCANLKPRHQLGRKSTKIKKEVAELRTEGEKYTTQLVSYRASLPETWNTSTTSEAFQSRTSIMNSIIKELLRPDINIIGVYGLGGVGKTTLVKQVSDHVQQSHLFDEVAMATVSQNQDPKRIQGEIADKLDLKFQQETIAGRALNLKERTRNKKILIILDDIWTKLNLEVVGLEPVGGCKILATSRTREVLSETGTRNEFKLEVLHEQESWILFEKKAGDVVKDLAIRNIAVEVAKRCSGLPVLIISVASSLRSKNEYSWKDALESLKKIDRNEMQEKSYSVLEWSYNQLRDNEAKSFFLLCAMTVVGNGVSLRDLLMYSFGLGILRNMDTLEKARNRLYSLVDYLKDSCLLLDGEDDQYPEMHDVARDAALYIARKEHQVLSVTKGNELKTWPEKDFSEDCNMIFFDAGSTIPAGLPAKLQCPKLKLFLLVNNDDKPLEVPENFFEEMKELKVLDLTSFRNLLLPPSFVSLTNLQTLCLEDCMFTDDDDVLPKIGELRGLQILSLARSHVGKLCKEIGQLTCLRLLDLSYCIKLEIIPPNVLSNLSSLEELNMKYSFKNWEAEGVTGERQINASVSELKHLSQLTTLNVSVENADALPTSLFSDQLERFRISVGGVFPLREFMGYENSKKLRLELTRSDQLDQSLKMLIKKSENLYLDLVEGVSNCIPQLDSEGFPQLKRLNLQNHAGEMKHIIESINYTHSAFPKLESLRLYDVSSVESICYPQLGIGSFGKLRTICADGCSGLKNLFPFSMVNCFLQLQETELSYCDILEEVFVAEKVDKSFIRQDMDPTEFCQLKVLSLVHLPQFIGFSSIGGSEDEILNNSAPLFNWKFKFPKSLEVLEMEELDRLTSIWPDHDQLAPPEFTSKLTKLSAADKQLNSYRNLRIIRVHRCQRLKYIFPASAARGLEQLVELTVTNCRSIKEIIAKEEGDDGAEEIIKFVFPKLEKLCLRYLPQLGSFYPGMHTYKWPSLTRVEIIECEKMEILAADISTFHHQHDQATTSPKPLFLIEKIATFS; from the exons ATGGAACAAATTATGACTATTGCTGATTGGATTGCAACAATTGCCGAGTATACAGTTCAACCAATCGTACGCCAAGTTTGCTATGTGGTTCAATACAAATCAAAGATAGCAGATCTAGAAACTCAAGTTAGGAACTTGGATTTACTGAAAGGCAGGGTGCAGCATTCTGTGGATGAAggtgagagaaaaaataaaaaagctgaaGACGATGTCAAAAAGTGGTTCGAAAATGTTGGCGAGGTTATTGAAAAGGCAAACAAATTCTCTGAAGAGGCAAACAAATTCGTTGAAGAAGAACATCAAGCAAACATGAAATGTCTCCATGGGTGTTGTGCAAATCTGAAGCCTCGTCATCAACTTGGCAggaaatcaacaaaaataaagaaagaggtTGCCGAGTTACGGACAGAGGGTGAAAAATACACCACCCAACTAGTTTCATACCGTGCTTCTCTTCCAGAGACATGGAACACATCTACCACATCTGAGGCATTTCAATCAAGGACATCAATTATGAATAGCATCATAAAAGAATTGTTGAGACCTGACATCAACATTATCGGAGTGTATGGATTGGGTGGTGTGGGGAAGACCACACTTGTCAAACAAGTTTCTGATCATGTTCAACAAAGCCACTTGTTTGATGAGGTGGCTATGGCAACCGTCTCTCAGAACCAGGACCCCAAAAGAATTCAAGGAGAAATTGCTGACAAGTTGGATTTGAAGTTTCAACAAGAGACCATAGCTGGAAGAGCATTGAATTTGAAAGAAAGGACAAGAAACAAGAAGATTTTGATAATCTTAGATGATATTTGGACAAAACTTAATTTGGAGGTCGTGGGACTTGAACCTGTTGGGGGATGTAAAATCTTAGCAACCTCTAGAACTCGAGAAGTGTTATCCGAAACGGGTACACGAAATGAATTTAAGCTTGAAGTTTTACATGAGCAAGAAAGttggattttatttgagaaGAAGGCAGGGGATGTGGTAAAAGATCTGGCTATAAGAAATATAGCTGTTGAAGTAGCCAAAAGATGTTCAGGTTTGCCGGTTTTAATCATCTCAGTTGCAAGTTCTTTAAGAAGTAAAAACGAATATTCATGGAAAGATGCTTTGGAAAGTCTAAAAAAGATTGACAGGAATGAAATGCAAGAAAAATCATACTCAGTTCTAGAGTGGAGTTACAACCAGTTACGTGATAACGAGGCAAAGTCATTTTTCTTGCTATGTGCAATGACTGTGGTAGGAAACGGAGTTTCACTCAGAGACTTGTTGATGTATAGTTTTGGCTTGGGTATACTTAGAAATATGGATACTTTGGAGAAAGCACGTAATAGATTGTATTCATTAGTTGATTACCTTAAAGACTCTTGTCTATTGCTTGACGGTGAAGATGATCAATATCCCGAAATGCATGATGTTGCCCGTGATGCTGCTCTATACATTGCTAGAAAAGAGCACCAGGTTTTATCAGTAACAAAGGGAAATGAGTTGAAAACATGGCCCGAGAAGGATTTTTCAGAGGATTGCAATATGATTTTTTTCGATGCCGGCAGTACTATCCCAGCTGGGCTTCCTGCAAAGTTGCAATGTCCAAAGCTAAAATTGTTTCTTCTTGTAAATAATGATGATAAGCCACTGGAAGTCCCAGAAAATTTCTTTGAAGAGATGAAGGAACTCAAAGTGCTGGATTTAACAAGTTTTCGTAATCTTCTACTGCCTCCATCTTTTGTTTCCCTAACAAATCTTCAAACATTGTGTTTGGAAGATTGCATGTTTACGGATGACGATGATGTCCTACCTAAAATCGGTGAGCTACGGGGTTTACAAATTCTTAGTTTGGCACGCTCTCATGTTGGAAAATTGTGCAAAGAAATAGGACAGTTGACTTGTCTACGATTGTTGGATTTGAGCTATTGCATAAAGCTTGAAATTATTCCACCGAATGTCTTATCGAATTTAAGCAGCCTAGAAGAGTTGAACATGAAGTACAGCTTTAAAAATTGGGAAGCCGAAGGAGTTACAGGTGAAAGACAAATTAATGCCAGTGTTTCAGAGCTAAAGCACTTGTCTCAGTTGACCACATTGAACGTAAGTGTTGAGAATGCTGACGCTTTGCCAACAAGCTTATTCTCTGATCAGTTAGAAAGATTCAGAATAAGTGTTGGTGGCGTGTTTCCTTTGAGGGAGTTTATGGGCTATGAAAACTCAAAGAAGCTAAGACTCGAACTCACAAGAAGCGATCAATTGGATCAAAGTCTTAAAATGCTTATAAAGAAATCTGAAAATTTGTACTTGGATCTGGTGGAAGGAGTTAGTAATTGTATTCCTCAACTAGACAGTGAGGGATTTCCTCAACTGAAACGTCTCAACCTCCAAAATCATGCTGGTGAAATGAAGCATATCATTGAATCAATCAATTATACTCATTCTGCCTTCCCAAAATTGGAGTCACTACGTCTATATGATGTCTCAAGTGTGGAAAGTATATGTTATCCTCAGCTAGGAATCGGCTCTTTTGGGAAACTAAGGACCATATGTGCTGACGGGTGCAGTGGATTGAAGAATCTTTTCCCATTTTCTATGGTCAATTGCTTCTTGCAGCTTCAAGAAACGGAATTGAGTTACTGTGACATCTTAGAAGAGGTTTTTGTTGCAGAAAAAGTAGATAAGAGTTTCATTCGTCAAGACATGGATCCCACTGAGTTCTGTCAATTGAAAGTTCTGAGTCTTGTACATCTACCACAGTTTATTGGCTTCTCCTCTATAGGTGGCAGTGAAGATGAGATTCTTAATAATTCGGCACCACTTTTCAATTGGAAG TTTAAATTCCCTAAATCATTGGAGGTATTAGAAATGGAAGAGCTGGATAGGCTTACGAGCATATGGCCTGATCATGACCAGCTTGCTCCTCCAGAATTCACCTCCAAACTTACAAAATTATCAGCCGCCGACAAACAGTTGAATAGCTATCGAAATCTGCGTATAATACGAGTCCATAGATGTCAGAggctcaaatatatttttccagCCTCCGCCGCTAGAGGTCTTGAGCAGTTAGTGGAGCTGACTGTAACGAATTGCAGGTCCATCAAAGAAATCATTGCAAAAGAAGAAGGTGATGATGGTGCTGAAGAAATCATCAAGTTTGTGTTCCCAAAATTAGAGAAACTTTGCTTACGATATCTACCACAACTTGGGAGTTTCTATCCAGGAATGCATACTTACAAGTGGCCGTCATTGACTCGGGTGGAGATTATTGAATGTGAGAAAATGGAGATTTTAGCCGCCGACATTTCAACATTCCATCATCAACATGATCAAGCCACTACTAGTCCTAAACCTCTCTTTCTTATTGAAAAG ATCGCTACATTTagctga